The DNA region CCCTCCAGGCAGATGTTTTTCACGATAAGCAAATAACTAAGCAGATTATACTGAAGAGGCAACTAAAGCCTTGATCAGATGACATATCATTAACAATAGATGGAAACCAGCAAAGAGAGGGCATCATCTGATTCCACTTGCTGAGTTGGAGGAATCCATCCTGATTATTGATTAGTAATCAAAATTATTCATGGAAGATGATTCAAGTAAGTTTTCCAGAGACAGAGATAGGAAGAGACAAAATAAACAAGGCCCACATCATTCCAAGCAGACTATAGAAATTCTCATGTCCCATTGGAAGCACGGGTCAGATTTGAAATAGGCTAAGAACAGGCAGAATTACCGCTGCATCTTGCTGCATTCTGTCAAAGTGTAGATTGGTTAGAAGTGGTCTCAGTATTTGAAGATGATGTGTGGGCTGCCTTcaggagagtgaatccaaggaaagcatccagtccagacagagtacctggccgagtactgattACTTGTGCCCAAATCCGGCTGCTGTGTTCACAGATACagtatcttcaacctctcgctccaGCAGTGTGTCGTACCCAccagcttcaagcaggcttcaatcatacctgAGCCAaagaagagtgtggtaacctgtctaaatgactatcgtccagtggcACTTACGTCCACagagatgaaatgctttgagaggctggttttgaagcatatcagctcctgtctgaatggcgACTTGGATCTCCTCCATAGCAACAGGTCTATTGCAGATATTatcttgttggctcttcacacaaccctggaacatctggacagcaaagatgcatacataagGATGTTCCTTCTCGACTACAGCTCGGTATTTGGTACCATCATCCccccaaaactaatcagtaaactctaaGACCTGGACCTCAATACcaccttgtgcagttggatcctggatttcctcacttgcagaccccagtcagttcggattggcaaaaatatcttctccaccatctccatcagcacaggagcaccacagggatgtgtagtTAGCCCCctcctctacttgctttacaccgatgactgtgtggctgagtacagctccaaaccatatttgctgatgacaccactgttgtgggccgtatcaaaggtggtgatgaatcagcatacaggagggagattgaaaacttaacggcgtggtgtaataacaacaacctctcactcaatgtcaataagaccaaagaactgattgtagacttcaggagagggaaaccagaggtccacgatccagtaatcatcagaggatcagaggtgcagagggtcagtaactttaaattcccggGTTTCTCTTTCTCAGAGGACCTGTGTTGGACCCATCATATGGCTATAATTGGGAAGAAAGCCCGACAGCACacttacttcctcaggagtctgcagaggtctGGCATATCATCAAaagctttggcaaacttctacagatgtgtggtgcaaAGTgtgctggctgcattacagcctggtatggggagACAAATGCCTTTgagtgaaaaatcctacaaagggtagtggatgcagctcagtacatcacgggtaaaaccctcccaaccattgagcacatctacgtaaAATGTTGCCGTAGAAGAGCAGGatccaccatcaaagatcctcaccacctaggccattctcttttctcactgctgccatcaggtagaaggtacaagtgcctcaggactcacaccaccaggttcaagtacagttcccaccctcaaccatcaggcccttgaacaaaaggggataactacactcatttaaggactctgttaatttgttatttcatgcttgttatttaatgctatttatttatatctgcatttgcacagtttgtttacagttaacagttcctgatgtttacagtttacaattACTGTTCTGTAGAATTGTTAAGTATGCCTGCAGTAAAATAATCTcagggtgacatgtatgtattctgataataaattttgctttgaacttttaacatatTAGTTGCTGTAATATATTTCCAGATTCTGTACCTATTTCATTCTACTTACTGTTTTGATAATTAAAACCCTGTCCACTCATAAATacaaaatatatttaaatcaCGTCCTTAAGGATTAAGAAAATCTTCAAAGATCTCTTGTTATTATTTCAAAAATCTAAAACTCTCAGTAATAAAAATTGTATCTCTTTCCCCTGTTATTTGTAAGTCCAGAGGTTTCATGTCCTAATTACAAATATTCAGAGTTAACAGTTTTATTATTTCTTATGGTTCTTAGAAATTACAGTGCGTGACAAAACTTCTGTGTTATTCTCCCCCAGATTTTAGTTTATCAGATCTTTCAACTGTCAGGTTTGATAAAGTAACAGTGGCAAAAGTTGGAGATtacaagaggaagaaatattaagACAGAAATGTCAAACACTTTGAAATCTTAGCAAGAATTACAAATAAGCATGTAAACTCCCTAGGCAACATCTACAAATTAATTGCAGTACATTCAGCATAGGTGACATTTTCATTTTGCATTTCCATCTGAAAGCTATTTTCAGCTCTCGTCTtgatatttttaatttattcattggATGTGGAAAGTATAGGCTATGCCAGTTCATTCCAAATTGACCCCTGAACTAAGTGGTGCTTCAGTGGTTCTTAAGAGTCATCCACTTTAATATATCAAATAACTACAGATGCTGAGCATCTGAATTAATAATAGAGAATGCTGGAACACTCAACAAGTCAAGCAGaatgtgtggaaagagaaaccttTCAAATAGAAGATCCTTCAAAATTTTAATTAATCTGGAGTAACAAATTTCCTCCAACCTAATATTGTGAAGATCAACCCCACTGTCTTTGGTCCCTATCATAAATGCCACTCCCCAAATGGCAACATTGCTGCCCAGAAGGACAAGATGGGGCAATTTTATAGTGTGGTTATTCTGTGACCATTTATTGATTCTGGCTTTCTTTTCACAATGTAGATCTTTTTACTTAATTGCTTGAATTTAAATGACCCACAGTACCCTCATGGGATTCAATTGTTGTATCTCATTTTAACAATCTATAACTCTGGACATTATTTAACTGTGATTCGATTGTATTCTATACAGTACCTGATATGCATCACTACAAAACCAGCTTCATTGAGTCATatattttaaacaatttaaattgtaTTGTTCATTTTCTCTAAGTACCAACTGCCACTAGGAGATTCTGTCGCTTTGGTATTTACTTTCATACAGGGGTTTTTATCCCTAAtaatatttctttttgttttaaatcTGCATAAAAAAAATGCAAGTGTGCCTTCAAAATTCAGAGACTGTGTTATTTAACATTATTTCCCACTGCACGCTGCGAACTGTTCATACAGGATCAAGTCTCTAAATAGAAATTTGCAAAAACTTATTCAGTGCAAAGAAAGCAAGCGTCGGTTCAAAACAACAAGTATTCAGTTCTAAAGATTATAGAGGTATGAAAGATTGTTTACTAGATTAAATCTTCACGCAGCAGTTCCCATGACCAGATTTATTGCGAGGAACTATCATCAATCCCTTAAGTATACTGTAAGCATTATCCTCGCAGACACGaggtaatctgcagatgctggaaattcaagcaacacacacaaaaaaatgctggtgaatgcagcaggccaggcagcatctaagggaagaggtacagccgacgtttcgggccgagagccttcgtcaggactaactgaaagaagagatagtaagagattatcCTGTTCTGCCATATGTTAAATTTTTAGCTCTGAGCCTACTTGAAAATTTGTATTATCATTAGCTCGGATATAcgatacagaaacaggccattcaacccagaCTATTTATGTTGGTATTTATGCTCTTCTCAACATACTACTATACTCCCTCATCGTTTGTATATCTATTAGTCCATTGCTCCCTTCTCCCTCACGCACCTCTACCACTCACTGCAGAGAGTTCCACATTTCCACCAAAGATTCCTTTTAATTTCCCATTGGATTTCCTGGTGATTATCCTGTCTTGATGGCCTCTAATAATGCTCTTGCCCACAAGTGAAAACTTTGTCTTCATTTATCAATAACTGTCATCAGTTCCAAAATCCATTCACGCTTCTTCTCCTCTGAGAGCAAAACCATATCCTGTATAGTAATCCGGTTGGAAACGATGAGAGAAAGGAGTGTATTGATGAATGGACATCGCGCCGAGAATGGGGGGGTAGGGGTGGGGGCTCAATTGCTCCCGATCGCCATCTACCGAGACTACCCGGAGCTTCGCACGCTCGCTCCCTGTTTAAGTCCGTATCTACGTTCTCCTCCGTGGACGGAGCAAGTGTCTGATCTGCTTGATTCAGCCGCAGCCTGCTCACAGCTCCATCATTATCTGGACGTTTAACTTCCATTGCTTTCACATACAAAAAAAACGGGTTTCCTAAGCCGAACGAAACTTTTGAATAGTATCCTGCAAACCGGGAGATAACATCCTCCCAAACCCCAGTCCTCCGGTGCGGCGAGCTCTCTGCTCTTGGTCATCGGGGTTTTGACAGTCCCCTGGTTTTTGATCTGAGCAGGAATAACTGAGAATGGCACTCAGCCGAGCCGCACAGCATTTGGCTGAAGGTTGGCGCGATACGCTTGTAACGCTTCAGTGAACGGAGTCTCTCAACATGAATGGAACTCGGTTCAGTTTGCAGTTGCTTGAAAGGTTTCCAGGGAACTTTTCCTTGAGTCCTCCCAGTAGCAACCTGACCATCCATTTGAACGTTAACCTCCTGTTTTCGGGTTATGAGCCCACAACCATCGTCCTGGAGGTAATCTATTCGTTGTCCTTTATCACTGGATTAGTGGGGAACATCATGGCTCTGAGGGTCCTGACGAGAAGGAGAGGCAATCGCTTGGCCAGAGCGACCCGGAGCCTCTTGATCAACCTGTCTGCCTGTGATATGATGGTGGTGTGCATCTGCATGCCCGTCACACTTGGACACCAGGTCTACAACGCTTGGGTGTTCGGAGACTTCATGTGCAGGGCAGTGCCCTTCGTGCAGGCAGTAGCGGTCTCCGCCAGCGTGCTGAGCCTCGCCGTGATCAGTCTGAACCGTTACTACAGCGTCCACAGCCCGCTCCACGCCAGGGCTTTCTTCACCTGCAGAAGGGTCCTGGGAATGATCTGTGCTGTCTGGCTTTTATCCTCGGCGCTCTGCATGCCCCTGATCTTCATGAATAAAACTGAAAACCTGGTGCTGTTGGAGGGGAAGCTGACCATCCCGGTGTGCGCCGAAAACTGGCCCGACGCGAAGCTGAGACAGGGCTACAACTTCCTACTCTTCTGCGCTCTCTACGGCTTCCCCGTGCTCTTCAACCTCGTCATCTGTTTGCTCACGGCCCGCCGGCTCTGGAGGAGCCAGGATAGGCTCCAGGAGGGCAACAAGAGGTATTTAGTGGGCAACAGCGCCAGGTTGAAGGCGCGCAAGAAGATCGTGAAAATGGTCGTGGTTCTTGTCTTGCTCTTCGCCTTGTCCTGGCTGCCCTTGTATGCAATTGATATGTGGATCGATTTCAAGATGCCGAACGCTCCGCTGGACAATCTCCACCAAGGATGGATTCTTCACATCCGATCTTTTGCGCAGTGGCTGGGCCTCACCAACTCTAGTCTCAACCCTCTCTGTTACTGCTTCATAGGAAACTTGTATAGGTCTGTGCAGAAGTTCAAGAAAAGCTGCAGGCAACGGATTTATTCCGTTTTCAGTCTAAACGTGGGCAGCGCTCCGGCTCAGGGCGGCGCTTCTATCCTGCTTCAGTACCGAGCTTCCCCTCACGTAGTGGAAAGTGAATGCAGCCGGACTCCGAACCAAAGCACAAGCCTATCTTCTGGAATTACTTGTGGGACATCGTTTGACTAAACAATATGAGCATTAAGAAACTGCTGTAGTAATGTGTCAGGGCATAAATATGGGCTGCCTCTCTATTTAATTCAAGATCTTTTCACCTGACTTTACTGTAAGTAACTAATCTTTTGACTTCACTGATTATTCCAGCCCTGTAAACGTTACGGAGATATGTCCATCCATCCTTGAGATACTGTGGTGGAGGCATTGGTCGACAGCTCAGTACAATATTACCCTTTACCTTGTCCCAAAGATCGGGACACATCAAATGTCAAAACTTCAGATCAAAaggaaatgatatgaagatatccACGAGAAATTCCAACTCCCGTCTGTCTTGTGAAACAATTATTAGAGTACCGTATATTTAGAATTATTATAAAATATATTATGTAATTGGAATAACGTAAACTACTTTGATTGTAAGTAATATTGACTGTTTGAACAAAGCGATTACGTTCTGATTGTGCTCGTTTTACGCACGGACCCAAATCTTAAAAAGCTTTACATTATTAAATAGTCTTCCAGGTTTATTGTTCGTGGGATGTTATAATGTAGATGGAAGGAGTGGGGATATCCTTAGTGTCTGCTGACATTAAGCAAGACAGAACAACGAGAATACTACTTCAAAGATAGACGTGCTGATAAAATTAACATCGATCTGTCATTTTGTTACCTGACTGAAAAGTTTGTGTGGAAACGTGATGTGGTTGCATACCTTTGTTTGGTAATTGTAAAATGTACTTAATTTATAATTGTGCTCAATGGGTTAAACATGACGCATTGATATTATTTACTATGCTGCTTTTACTTTCAATTCCTTTCAAAAAGTATTAATTTCCAGTTAGTTCGTGCCATTTGAGGCCGAGTGAGAATATTATGTGGCTCCTCTAAAGCTTCTAATGCCACTTATCCACTTTGTGCCAATGACAAGGTCATAAATTTgactcagaccataagacataggagcagaattaggccgatcggcccatcgattctgttctgccattccaccagCTGATttcttatttatattttttattattttattgaggtacagcatggaatagacccCTCTGGCCCTCATCACTCAGCGGTCCCCCAATtgtaatcctaacctaatcacagaacaatttgcaatgaccaattaacccaccagctGTTACATCTCTGGGCTTTGGGAGGGAACCAGAACAGCCAgcggaaactcatgcagtcacggggagaacgtacaaactccttacagtccctcgcaaccccattctcctgacttctcccgtaacctttgcCATCTTGACTGACCAAAAACTTATtaaactctgctttaagtatacacaataacttggcctccacagctgtcagtggcaatgaattccacaaattcactaccatcTGGGTAAAACAAAATCCTTCTcgactctgtcctaaatggacatccttctattctgaggctgtgcccgctggtcatgggtgctataggaaacatcttctccacatccacgttGTCTAGAGCTGGTCTTTCcatattcaaaatgtttcaatgagatcccccctcatttttcttaaCTCCAGTGAATACTGGTCCAataccatcaaatgttcctcatacattaacccaggttttgaaaataatggaAGTCAGAATTTTCATAATGTAACCTAGTAAAACATTACTGTTGTACTGGTATTGGAGATGTAAAACTGTTGAAGATATAGGCTAT from Mobula birostris isolate sMobBir1 chromosome 24, sMobBir1.hap1, whole genome shotgun sequence includes:
- the LOC140187256 gene encoding QRFP-like peptide receptor, translated to MNGTRFSLQLLERFPGNFSLSPPSSNLTIHLNVNLLFSGYEPTTIVLEVIYSLSFITGLVGNIMALRVLTRRRGNRLARATRSLLINLSACDMMVVCICMPVTLGHQVYNAWVFGDFMCRAVPFVQAVAVSASVLSLAVISLNRYYSVHSPLHARAFFTCRRVLGMICAVWLLSSALCMPLIFMNKTENLVLLEGKLTIPVCAENWPDAKLRQGYNFLLFCALYGFPVLFNLVICLLTARRLWRSQDRLQEGNKRYLVGNSARLKARKKIVKMVVVLVLLFALSWLPLYAIDMWIDFKMPNAPLDNLHQGWILHIRSFAQWLGLTNSSLNPLCYCFIGNLYRSVQKFKKSCRQRIYSVFSLNVGSAPAQGGASILLQYRASPHVVESECSRTPNQSTSLSSGITCGTSFD